The sequence CTGTTTATCCATAATTTCCCGAATCTTTTTTTCCTGCCAAGAAGTCCCGATTCCAAATACCTGAAAAGCGTGAGAAGCTACACCGACACCCCATCCTAAAAGTGGCCACCAAAACCAATAGTAATTATTTTGAGTGTAGAAATTCACAAAAATCAGGAAAGGAATAACTGCACAGTAAGAAATAAGATTTCCATAAAAACCTTTAATTTCTTTCACTCTTTTCTTAGCTCTGTCATAAGCTTTATCCTGGCTTTGTATATCTATCTTTTCAGTGTTTGGTTTTTCAGATAATACCGGAAGTTTCACTTTAAAATAATCCTCAGATTTTTCAATAAAAACATTTTTATCGGTAAGCAAAGAATATCGCTGTACAATATTCGCTAAACCAATTCCTGCACTTTCCTTCATCTGCTCACGAATCTGCAGATTATTTTCGATGCATAACGTGTCTCCTTCTGTAAAAATTTTAATCAATAAAGGTTTTGAAGATGTTGCTAAATTATGTTTGATACAGTTTTCTAAAAGCAATTGCAAAGAAAGCGGAACGACAAATCTTCGTAAATCTTCATCTTTTACATCAAAAATAAAATTGACACTGTCCTCAAATCTTGTTTTCAGCAAGTCACAATAGGTTTTTGCAAATTCTATTTCGTCTTCAATCGTTACCAGTTCTTTGTCTTTCTGCTCGAGAACATATCGGTAAATTTTCGACATTGAAGCGGTAAATTTCTGCGCCTGAGTTGGATTTTCATCAATTAATGAACTCAAAACATTCAATGAATTAAAAAGAAAATGCGGATCGAGCTGGTTTTTTAAACTTTCAAACTGTGCATTGGCAGATTTTGCAATGAGCTTTTGCTCTACAACTTCTTTTCTGGAAGTTTTTTTCAATTCTTCCATGAAACCTTTGGCGTGCAGGAAAGTAGAGATCAGGAGCGCAATATTGATGGTAAACCAGTTCGTAAAATTGTATCTGCCCGAAAAATACTCCTGCGTAGTTGCTGCTTTCTGAAATACTACAAAATTCATATAATTGCAGAAATGCACCAAAATAATATTGGCAATAAGAATAGAAATAATGCTGATAATTGCTCTTTTTGTTGTCGCTTCAGACCAAGGGAATCTTTTGTTCAGAAACTCATTAATTAAGCCGTTTCCGACGCCAAGAACGAATGAATACATACACGAAATAAGAACAGTTAGAAAAAAGTTCTCAATCGTTTTTTCATCGGTAAATGCGAAAAAGAAGAAAAGCGACGTTCCCATCGAGATCCAAAACAGTATGATTAATTCTTTACGCTTCATAATTAAGATTTTCTGATTCAAAAATAAATCAAATTATCTGCTACAAAAATTATTTGTTACCGAACGGTTGATTTTGTTTTCTGAACTGAAAAAACCTTCCGCAATAGAAGGTTCTCAGGTTGTTCTTATTTAAATTATTTTGTAGATGAAGCTCCCAATCCGATAAAATATTCAGCTTCTGATTTCCCCCAATCAGGATCTAATATAGTTTTTGGCTTGAAGGCATTAAACTTTTCCAAGGCTGTTTTGAACTGTTCAATGCCTTTAGTTTTGCTTCCTCCGTACTGTTCCGGTGTGAAGTAGGTGTCTTCTGCCTTGATTAAGCTAACTCTTGGGTTATCTGAATTTAATTTTTCAGCAATCGTTAATTCTTCCTGAGCTTTCATCCCGAAAGTCATATATCTTTCCTGAGGATTGACCATCATTTTCAGTGAATAAGCCATTTTCTGAAGCAAATGAATCTCAGAATTATCTTTATCTGTACTTCCAGCAGCATCAATATATTTTTGAGCCTGATCTGCGACAGCATCCAATTCCTGCATTTTTCCTTCTCTCATCAAAACTCTTCCTTTTTGAATGCAGGAAAAAGCGGTATAATAATTCGGCTGCCATTTTGTAGTTTCTTTTTCAGCAATTCTCTGAAAATCGTTAGCTAAAGCCTGAAAGTCTTCTGGTGTTTTACAGGTTTCAATTTTAGCGATTTTCTCTTTCATTACTTTTTCGTAATTAGCCTGAGCAAAAGATAGTAAGCTCATACAAGCTAAAGCAAAACTTAAAATGTATTTTTTCATGATTTCTAAATTTTTTAAAATTGTTTTTTATGATTTAAAGATAATATTATAGATTATTATTAATTGTATCCTGTGTTTTATCTACCCCAAAACTGATAAACATCCCCACAAATACAAACGTGTTAACCGGCGGAACGACCGCTGAACTTCTTGATCCGTTTTGTGAAAAGTTATAGCCGTAAATGTTTTTTGTTCCTAAAACATTTGAAATACTCACAACAAAAATAGTAAACGCTTTTGCATCTTTTTTACCAAGATTGGGTAGATAATTAAAGCTTAAATTGAGAGAATTATAATCTTTCAGTCTGCCTTCATTTCGAATAATATTTTTATCATTCTGAGTAACTATATCATAATAAGGTCTGCCTTTTGCGTAGGTGTACGACAGATTAACGCCAGTTTTCCATTCGGGGATAAATCTTTTGGCAACAAGGGAAATGGTGTGCTCTGCAGCGAAATTCGGTTTTAAACTTACAGGATAATTCAGAAAATCTCTTTTGGAATCAAGAAATGAATAGCTGACCCAATAATCTATATTTTCGAATGTTTTTTTATCTCTCCAGAATAGTTCCAATCCTTTTGCAAAACCGTTTCCGTTATTGTTAAAGGCCGTTTGTACCTGTTGGTTCTGGTCACCATTCGGAACAATATTCTGTGTTTTTATCAGTTCATCATATTTTTTATAAAATGCTTCAAACCTCAAGCTTCGGCCTTCTGTTGACCTTTGAACCTGAAAAATAAAGTGTTGTGATTGTTGAAAATCTAAATTCGCAGATGAGTTAATGTATTTACTTTCAGGATTTTGAAAGAACAATCCGTAAGCGAAAGAGGTTGTCCAGTCTTTTGCTAAACGATAAGCCAAAGCAAAACGTGGTGCGATATTAGTTTTATTAAGATAAGAAGAGTTTTCTCCTCTCACGCCAATCTTTGCAGAAAAGTGATTGCTGAAACCTAAGTCTGTTTCCACAAAAGCAGAAGAAATCAAATCCCGATAATTTTTATTGACTTCGCCGAAATTTAGTTTTTCATTGGCATAATTTAATTCAAACCCGCCTCGTAAAGCGCTTATTTTATTGATTTTTCTGTCGACAACCGCTTTAAAATTAATGTAATTTCCATCATTCAATAATTGTGTTTTTTCTGATTCAATGTCATTGGTTTCTGTCGAGAAATTTAAATCTGATTGGTTATAAGAATATGAGGCACTTGTATTTAAAAGATATTTCCCGAATTTTTGCTTTAAAGACAAATTGTGATACGTGTTTTTTCCTTTTAATCTTACCAATGCAAAATCGTATCCCGGTTCTAAACTTTCGGTTTTCACGCCCATTTTATTGTTATCAAACATTCCGTAATATTTAAAAAATCCGCCGGACTTTGTTTTGATTCTAAAGTTTGCATCACCGTTAAAACCTCGTGGAGCATCAATAAAGTCGGTATTAAAATTAAAAACGTCCTGCATCAAACCTAAGTTTGAATAACCTAAGGTCGCTCCATAAGAATGATCTTTATTTTCACTTAATTTCTGAAAACCTCCATTTAAAAATATCGGTGAAACCCCGAAATCATAAGAGCTCTGATCGGGAAGATCTACACTTT comes from Chryseobacterium sp. 3008163 and encodes:
- a CDS encoding 2TM domain-containing protein, with protein sequence MKRKELIILFWISMGTSLFFFFAFTDEKTIENFFLTVLISCMYSFVLGVGNGLINEFLNKRFPWSEATTKRAIISIISILIANIILVHFCNYMNFVVFQKAATTQEYFSGRYNFTNWFTINIALLISTFLHAKGFMEELKKTSRKEVVEQKLIAKSANAQFESLKNQLDPHFLFNSLNVLSSLIDENPTQAQKFTASMSKIYRYVLEQKDKELVTIEDEIEFAKTYCDLLKTRFEDSVNFIFDVKDEDLRRFVVPLSLQLLLENCIKHNLATSSKPLLIKIFTEGDTLCIENNLQIREQMKESAGIGLANIVQRYSLLTDKNVFIEKSEDYFKVKLPVLSEKPNTEKIDIQSQDKAYDRAKKRVKEIKGFYGNLISYCAVIPFLIFVNFYTQNNYYWFWWPLLGWGVGVASHAFQVFGIGTSWQEKKIREIMDKQKK
- a CDS encoding TonB-dependent receptor plug domain-containing protein produces the protein MDGSLINNYFSSSVPGIAGRDRFNTSLFKGNVFSSGGYSALYGQALSGALMLESVDLPDQSSYDFGVSPIFLNGGFQKLSENKDHSYGATLGYSNLGLMQDVFNFNTDFIDAPRGFNGDANFRIKTKSGGFFKYYGMFDNNKMGVKTESLEPGYDFALVRLKGKNTYHNLSLKQKFGKYLLNTSASYSYNQSDLNFSTETNDIESEKTQLLNDGNYINFKAVVDRKINKISALRGGFELNYANEKLNFGEVNKNYRDLISSAFVETDLGFSNHFSAKIGVRGENSSYLNKTNIAPRFALAYRLAKDWTTSFAYGLFFQNPESKYINSSANLDFQQSQHFIFQVQRSTEGRSLRFEAFYKKYDELIKTQNIVPNGDQNQQVQTAFNNNGNGFAKGLELFWRDKKTFENIDYWVSYSFLDSKRDFLNYPVSLKPNFAAEHTISLVAKRFIPEWKTGVNLSYTYAKGRPYYDIVTQNDKNIIRNEGRLKDYNSLNLSFNYLPNLGKKDAKAFTIFVVSISNVLGTKNIYGYNFSQNGSRSSAVVPPVNTFVFVGMFISFGVDKTQDTINNNL